A single genomic interval of Roseibaca calidilacus harbors:
- the rpoC gene encoding DNA-directed RNA polymerase subunit beta': protein MNQELTTNPFNPLAQTKTFDQIKVSLASPERILSWSYGEIKKPETINYRTFKPERDGLFCARIFGPIKDYECLCGKYKRMKYRGVVCEKCGVEVTLQKVRRERMGHIELASPVAHIWFLKSLPSRIGLMLDMTLRDLERILYFENYVVIEPGLTDLTYGQLMNEEEFLDAQDQYGADAFTANIGAEAIREMLANIDLDDEATRLREELKEAKGELKPKKIIKRLKVVEHFIESGNRPEWMIMTVLPVIPPELRPLVPLDGGRFATSDLNDLYRRVINRNNRLKRLIELRAPDIIVRNEKRMLQESVDALFDNGRRGRVITGNNKRPLKSMSDMLKGKQGRFRQNLLGKRVDFSGRSVIVTGPELKLHQCGLPKKMALELFKPFIYSRLEAKGLSSTVKQAKKLVEKERPEVWDILDEVIREHPVLLNRAPTLHRLGIQAFEPILIEGKAIQLHPLVCSAFNADFDGDQMAVHVPLSLEAQLEARVLMMSTNNVLSPANGAPIIVPSQDMVLGLYYVTMMREGMTGEGMIFASIDEVEHALANGDVHLHAKIQCRITQIDEDGNEVTKRVETTPGRLRLGALLPLNAKAPFELVNRLLRKKDVQTVIDTVYRYCGQKESVIFCDQIMTLGFREAFRAGISFGKDDMLIPDAKWEQVNETREQVKEFEQQYLDGLITQGEKYNKVVDAWSKCSDTVANAMMGEISAVRRDEEGRELEPNSVYMMSHSGARGSPAQMKQLGGMRGLMAKPSGEIIETPIISNFKEGLTVLEYFNSTHGARKGLADTALKTANSGYLTRRLVDVAQDCIVRMDDCGTDMFITAQAAVNDGEIIASLAERILGRVTAEDVIDPASGEVLVARNSLIDERDADDIEAAGIATVKIRSPLTCEAEEGVCAKCYGRDLARGTMVNQGEAVGIIAAQSIGEPGTQLTMRTFHIGGIAQGGSQSFQEANASGTIELRNAHSLQNAAGEQIVMGRSVQIVIIDANGVERATFKPGYGSKLFVKDGQQVERGDKLFEWDPYTLPIIAETSGRARFVDLLAGLSVREETDDATGMSQKIVSDWRSTAKGGDLKPEVILMDPETGEPLRNEQGNPITYPMSVDAILSVEDGQDLQAGDVVARIPREGAKTKDITGGLPRVAELFEARRPKDHAIICEMDGYVRFGKDYKNKRRITVEPADDTLEPVEYLVPKGKHIPVQEGDFIQRGDYIMDGNPAPHDILRILGIEALANYLIDEVQDVYRLQGVKINDKHIEVIVRQMLQKWEILDSGQTTLLKGENVDKIEFEEANAKAISMGLEPAKGEPILLGITKASLQTRSFISAASFQETTRVLTEASVQGKRDHLVGLKENVIVGRLIPAGTGGVVAKVRQLAADRDKKVLDARRAEAEAAAALAAPEPAAQSEADVVFGKRDD, encoded by the coding sequence ATGAACCAGGAACTGACCACCAACCCGTTCAACCCGCTGGCCCAGACCAAGACCTTTGATCAGATCAAGGTGTCGCTGGCCTCGCCGGAGCGTATCCTCTCTTGGTCCTATGGTGAGATCAAGAAACCCGAAACCATCAACTATCGCACGTTCAAGCCAGAACGTGACGGCCTGTTTTGCGCGCGCATCTTTGGCCCGATCAAAGATTACGAATGCTTGTGCGGCAAATACAAGCGCATGAAATATCGCGGCGTTGTCTGCGAGAAATGCGGCGTGGAAGTGACCCTGCAAAAAGTGCGCCGCGAGCGTATGGGCCATATCGAATTGGCCAGCCCCGTTGCGCATATCTGGTTCCTGAAATCGCTGCCGTCGCGCATTGGTCTGATGCTGGACATGACGCTGCGTGACTTGGAGCGCATCCTTTATTTTGAAAACTATGTGGTGATCGAGCCGGGTCTGACCGACCTGACCTATGGCCAGTTGATGAACGAGGAAGAATTCCTCGACGCGCAAGACCAGTATGGCGCCGACGCTTTTACCGCCAATATCGGCGCCGAAGCGATCCGCGAAATGCTGGCAAATATCGACCTTGACGATGAAGCGACCCGCCTGCGCGAGGAGCTGAAGGAAGCCAAGGGCGAATTGAAGCCCAAGAAGATCATCAAGCGGCTGAAAGTGGTCGAGCATTTCATCGAATCCGGCAACCGCCCGGAATGGATGATCATGACTGTTCTGCCGGTCATCCCGCCGGAACTGCGCCCGCTGGTGCCGTTGGATGGTGGCCGTTTCGCCACGTCTGACCTGAACGACCTGTATCGCCGGGTTATCAACCGCAACAACCGACTGAAGCGCCTGATCGAACTGCGCGCGCCTGATATCATCGTGCGCAACGAAAAGCGCATGTTGCAGGAATCGGTCGATGCGCTGTTCGACAATGGCCGTCGTGGCCGGGTCATCACGGGCAATAACAAACGTCCGCTGAAATCCATGTCCGACATGCTGAAAGGCAAGCAGGGCCGGTTCCGTCAGAACCTTTTGGGCAAACGCGTGGATTTCTCGGGCCGATCCGTCATCGTGACCGGGCCGGAGCTGAAGCTGCATCAGTGTGGCCTGCCCAAGAAGATGGCGCTCGAATTGTTCAAGCCGTTCATCTATTCGCGGCTAGAGGCCAAGGGCCTGTCCAGCACCGTGAAACAGGCGAAAAAGCTGGTCGAGAAAGAGCGCCCCGAAGTTTGGGATATTCTGGACGAGGTGATCCGCGAGCACCCGGTTCTGTTGAACCGCGCGCCCACGTTGCACCGTCTGGGCATTCAGGCGTTTGAACCGATCTTGATCGAAGGCAAGGCGATCCAGCTTCACCCGCTGGTGTGTTCCGCCTTCAACGCCGATTTCGACGGTGACCAGATGGCCGTCCACGTTCCGCTGTCGCTGGAAGCGCAGTTGGAAGCGCGCGTGCTGATGATGTCGACCAATAACGTGCTGTCGCCTGCCAACGGTGCACCGATCATCGTGCCGTCGCAGGATATGGTGTTGGGTCTGTACTACGTTACCATGATGCGCGAGGGCATGACCGGCGAAGGCATGATCTTTGCATCTATCGACGAAGTGGAACATGCGCTGGCCAATGGCGACGTGCATCTGCACGCCAAGATCCAGTGTCGCATTACCCAGATCGACGAAGACGGGAACGAAGTGACCAAGCGTGTGGAAACCACGCCGGGCCGTTTGCGCTTGGGCGCGTTGCTGCCGCTGAATGCAAAAGCGCCCTTCGAACTGGTCAACCGCCTGTTGCGCAAGAAAGACGTGCAGACGGTCATCGACACGGTCTACCGGTATTGCGGGCAGAAGGAATCGGTCATTTTCTGCGACCAGATCATGACCCTTGGTTTCCGCGAAGCGTTCCGCGCCGGGATTTCCTTTGGCAAGGACGATATGCTGATCCCCGATGCCAAATGGGAGCAGGTGAACGAGACCCGTGAACAGGTCAAGGAATTCGAACAGCAATACCTTGATGGTCTGATTACGCAGGGCGAGAAATACAACAAGGTGGTCGACGCTTGGTCGAAGTGTTCCGACACCGTGGCAAACGCCATGATGGGCGAGATTTCGGCCGTGCGCCGCGACGAGGAAGGCCGCGAACTGGAGCCGAACTCGGTCTACATGATGTCGCATTCCGGGGCGCGTGGTTCGCCCGCACAGATGAAACAGCTGGGCGGGATGCGCGGGCTGATGGCCAAGCCTTCGGGCGAGATCATCGAAACGCCGATCATCTCGAACTTCAAGGAAGGTCTGACCGTTCTTGAATACTTCAACTCGACCCACGGTGCCCGCAAGGGTCTGGCCGATACCGCGCTGAAAACCGCGAACTCGGGCTACCTGACGCGTCGTCTGGTGGACGTGGCGCAGGATTGCATCGTGCGCATGGATGATTGCGGAACCGATATGTTCATCACCGCGCAAGCGGCGGTGAATGATGGTGAGATCATCGCGTCGCTGGCAGAGCGCATTCTGGGCCGCGTGACGGCGGAAGACGTGATCGACCCGGCCTCTGGCGAGGTATTGGTCGCGCGTAACAGCCTGATCGACGAGCGCGACGCGGATGATATCGAGGCCGCTGGCATCGCCACGGTCAAGATCCGCTCGCCGCTGACCTGTGAAGCTGAAGAAGGCGTTTGCGCCAAGTGTTACGGGCGCGACCTTGCGCGCGGCACGATGGTCAACCAAGGCGAGGCCGTGGGGATCATCGCGGCGCAGTCGATTGGCGAGCCGGGCACACAGTTGACCATGCGGACCTTCCACATCGGCGGGATCGCTCAGGGGGGTAGCCAGTCCTTCCAAGAGGCGAATGCCTCCGGGACGATCGAATTGCGCAATGCCCACAGTCTGCAAAATGCGGCAGGCGAGCAGATCGTGATGGGCCGTTCGGTGCAGATCGTCATCATCGATGCCAATGGTGTCGAGCGGGCGACCTTCAAGCCGGGTTACGGTTCCAAGCTGTTCGTCAAGGACGGTCAGCAGGTCGAACGCGGTGACAAGCTGTTCGAATGGGACCCCTATACCCTGCCGATCATTGCCGAAACCTCGGGTCGTGCGCGGTTTGTCGACCTTCTGGCGGGCCTGTCGGTGCGCGAGGAAACCGACGACGCCACCGGCATGTCGCAGAAGATCGTCAGCGACTGGCGTTCGACCGCGAAGGGTGGCGACCTGAAACCAGAAGTCATCCTGATGGACCCGGAAACCGGAGAGCCGCTGCGCAACGAGCAGGGCAACCCGATTACCTATCCGATGTCCGTGGATGCCATTCTGTCGGTCGAAGATGGGCAAGACCTGCAAGCTGGTGACGTGGTTGCGCGTATTCCGCGCGAGGGTGCCAAGACCAAGGACATCACCGGCGGTCTGCCGCGGGTGGCGGAATTGTTCGAAGCACGCCGCCCCAAGGATCACGCCATCATCTGCGAGATGGACGGCTATGTGCGCTTTGGCAAGGACTACAAGAACAAGCGCCGCATCACCGTCGAGCCTGCCGATGACACGCTGGAGCCGGTGGAATACCTTGTGCCCAAGGGCAAGCACATCCCCGTGCAGGAAGGTGATTTCATCCAGCGCGGCGATTACATCATGGACGGCAACCCCGCCCCGCATGACATTCTGCGCATTCTGGGGATCGAGGCGCTTGCGAACTACCTGATTGACGAAGTGCAGGACGTGTATCGTCTGCAAGGCGTGAAGATCAACGACAAGCATATCGAGGTGATCGTTCGCCAGATGCTTCAGAAGTGGGAAATCCTGGACTCTGGCCAGACCACGCTTCTGAAGGGCGAGAATGTCGACAAGATCGAGTTCGAGGAAGCCAACGCCAAGGCCATTTCCATGGGTCTGGAACCGGCCAAGGGCGAGCCGATTCTGCTGGGCATTACCAAGGCCAGCTTGCAGACGCGCAGCTTTATCTCTGCTGCGTCCTTCCAGGAAACCACGCGTGTTCTGACCGAAGCATCGGTGCAGGGCAAACGCGACCACCTTGTGGGCCTGAAGGAAAACGTCATCGTGGGCCGGTTGATCCCGGCGGGAACTGGCGGCGTTGTTGCCAAGGTGCGCCAATTGGCAGCCGACCGCGACAAGAAGGTGCTGGATGCGCGCCGCGCAGAGGCAGAG